In one Brassica oleracea var. oleracea cultivar TO1000 chromosome C9, BOL, whole genome shotgun sequence genomic region, the following are encoded:
- the LOC106317336 gene encoding uncharacterized protein LOC106317336 produces the protein MAHTSSQTTIVFIVVALVCAFVPTFSVEEAEEKSLWDTCLLKISPKCVLDIIGVVFENLTITDACCHDLVKEGKMCHDTLIKYIADKPHLVAHETEYLTKSDALWTHCVSIS, from the coding sequence ATGGCTCACACTTCCTCCCAAACTACTATCGTATTCATTGTTGTTGCTTTGGTTTGTGCATTCGTTCCTACATTCTCTGTTGAAGAAGCTGAAGAAAAATCACTATGGGATACATGTCTTCTTAAAATCAGTCCAAAATGTGTGTTGGATATAATTGGTGTTGTCTTTGAAAATTTAACCATCACTGATGCATGCTGTCATGATCTTGTTAAAGAAGGAAAAATGTGTCACGATACTCTTATCAAATATATTGCTGACAAGCCACACTTAGTTGCCCACGAAACAGAGTATTTGACGAAAAGTGATGCTTTGTGGACTCATTGTGTCTCAATTTCGTAA
- the LOC106317239 gene encoding uncharacterized protein LOC106317239, with protein sequence MAHTSSRTTIIFIVVALVCAFVPAFSVEEAEAKSLWDTCLLKISPKCALDIIGVVFENLTITDACCHDLVQEGKMCHDTLIKYIAEKPHLVAHETEYLTKSDALWTHCVSISQTA encoded by the coding sequence ATGGCTCACACTTCCTCCCGAACTACTATCATATTCATTGTTGTTGCTTTGGTTTGTGCATTCGTTCCTGCATTCTCTGTAGAAGAAGCTGAAGCAAAATCACTATGGGATACATGTCTTCTTAAAATCAGTCCAAAATGTGCGTTGGATATAATTGGTGTTGTCTTTGAAAATTTAACCATCACTGATGCATGCTGTCATGATCTTGTTCAAGAAGGAAAAATGTGTCACGATACTCTTATCAAATATATTGCTGAGAAGCCACACTTAGTTGCCCACGAAACAGAGTATTTGACGAAAAGTGATGCTTTGTGGACTCATTGTGTTTCAATATCGCAAACTGCTTAA